One segment of Bradyrhizobium sp. CB2312 DNA contains the following:
- a CDS encoding ABC transporter ATP-binding protein: MEQQGAEDVPVIYLHEIKRQYLQGEVPLTILDGAKLALWPGQSVALVAPSGSGKSTLLHIAGLLEAPDSGEVYVNGAPTSQLPDIERTQLRRTDIGFVYQSHRLLPEFSALENVMLPQMIRGLKKSESVKRAKEILGYLGLGDRITHRPAELSGGEQQRVAIARAVANAPRVLFADEPTGNLDPGTAEHVFQALMQLVKATRVSMLIATHNMELAGRMDRRVSLSNGQVVELE; encoded by the coding sequence ATGGAGCAGCAGGGGGCGGAAGATGTACCGGTCATTTATCTCCACGAGATAAAGCGGCAGTACTTGCAGGGCGAGGTGCCGCTGACGATCCTCGACGGCGCCAAGCTCGCGCTGTGGCCGGGCCAGTCGGTTGCGCTGGTGGCGCCGTCGGGCTCGGGCAAGTCGACGCTGCTGCACATCGCGGGGCTGCTCGAAGCCCCGGATTCCGGCGAGGTCTATGTCAACGGCGCGCCGACCTCGCAACTGCCCGACATCGAGCGCACCCAGCTGCGCCGCACCGACATCGGCTTCGTCTACCAGTCGCACCGCCTCCTGCCGGAGTTCTCCGCGCTGGAGAACGTGATGCTGCCGCAGATGATCCGCGGCCTGAAGAAATCCGAGAGCGTCAAGCGCGCCAAGGAGATCCTCGGCTATCTCGGCCTCGGCGACCGCATCACCCATCGCCCGGCCGAGCTGTCGGGCGGCGAGCAGCAGCGCGTTGCGATCGCGCGCGCGGTCGCGAACGCGCCGCGCGTGCTGTTTGCGGACGAGCCGACCGGCAATCTCGACCCCGGCACCGCTGAGCACGTGTTCCAGGCTCTGATGCAGCTGGTGAAGGCGACCCGGGTCTCGATGCTGATCGCGACCCATAACATGGAGCTCGCCGGCCGCATGGACCGGCGCGTCTCGCTGTCGAACGGCCAGGTCGTCGAGCTCGAATAA
- a CDS encoding zinc-binding alcohol dehydrogenase family protein, with translation MKAAVLKSLGSPLVIETAPDPMLGTGEVIVDVVATRVLSYMNEVFDGTRNYALDLPIIPGPGGIGRVRAIGPDATKLAVGDWVFCDPTVRSRDDAVAPDIALQGLTAAGPGGMHLQRHFRHGSFAEQMRVPTENVKRLGAITSEEATQWCALGTLLVPYGGFLAANLQPGETVLVSGATGNFGSAAVSVALAMGAACVVTPGRNEKILADLVRRFGSRVKPVRLTGNEDDDREAMKRAAPGPIDCVFDIMPPSVSPIVVRAAMMTVRAYGRVVLMGGVGMAGGPGLELPYPWLMRNCISIHGVWMYPPDAASRLIALVRSGLLRLDEYQTTTFDLDHANEAVAHAAANGGPFRLTVIRP, from the coding sequence ATGAAAGCTGCCGTACTCAAATCCCTGGGATCGCCGCTGGTGATCGAGACTGCCCCCGATCCGATGCTCGGCACCGGCGAAGTCATCGTCGACGTCGTCGCCACGCGCGTCCTGTCCTACATGAACGAGGTCTTCGACGGGACACGCAACTACGCGCTCGACCTGCCGATCATCCCGGGCCCCGGCGGCATCGGCCGGGTGCGCGCGATCGGTCCGGACGCAACCAAGCTTGCCGTCGGCGACTGGGTGTTCTGCGATCCGACGGTGCGCTCGCGCGATGATGCCGTCGCGCCCGACATCGCGCTGCAGGGGCTCACGGCCGCCGGCCCCGGCGGCATGCACCTGCAACGGCATTTTCGCCACGGCTCGTTCGCCGAGCAGATGCGGGTGCCGACCGAGAACGTCAAACGCCTCGGCGCGATCACGTCGGAGGAAGCCACGCAATGGTGCGCGCTGGGGACGCTGCTGGTGCCCTATGGCGGCTTCCTTGCCGCCAACCTCCAACCGGGCGAGACCGTGCTGGTGAGCGGGGCCACCGGCAATTTCGGCAGCGCCGCCGTCTCGGTCGCGCTCGCAATGGGCGCGGCCTGCGTGGTGACGCCGGGCCGCAACGAAAAGATCCTCGCCGACCTCGTCCGCCGCTTCGGCAGCCGCGTGAAGCCGGTCAGGCTCACCGGCAACGAGGACGACGATCGCGAAGCGATGAAGCGCGCCGCGCCGGGGCCGATCGACTGCGTGTTCGACATCATGCCGCCCTCGGTGAGCCCGATCGTCGTACGTGCGGCAATGATGACGGTGCGCGCCTATGGCCGCGTCGTGCTGATGGGCGGCGTCGGCATGGCGGGCGGCCCGGGCCTCGAGCTGCCCTACCCCTGGCTCATGCGCAACTGCATCAGCATTCACGGCGTCTGGATGTATCCTCCGGATGCGGCGAGCCGCCTGATCGCGCTGGTGCGGTCCGGACTGCTGCGCCTCGACGAATACCAGACGACGACGTTCGACCTCGACCACGCCAACGAGGCGGTGGCCCATGCCGCGGCCAACGGCGGACCGTTCAGATTGACGGTGATCAGGCCGTAA
- a CDS encoding DUF3551 domain-containing protein, with product MRCAALALAAIGTLLVSAHARAQTYDPSYPVCMQIYGQVGYFDCRYTSLEQCKFLAVGRSASCVVNPYFAQSKPKAARRSKRID from the coding sequence ATGCGCTGCGCCGCTCTCGCGCTCGCCGCGATCGGCACGCTGCTCGTCAGCGCGCACGCGCGGGCGCAGACCTATGATCCCAGCTATCCCGTCTGCATGCAGATCTACGGTCAGGTGGGCTATTTCGATTGCCGCTACACCTCGCTCGAACAATGCAAGTTTCTCGCCGTGGGGCGTTCAGCGAGTTGCGTCGTGAACCCGTACTTTGCGCAGAGCAAGCCGAAGGCTGCGCGGCGGTCAAAGCGGATCGACTAG
- a CDS encoding lipoprotein-releasing ABC transporter permease subunit, with the protein MDETMTETVQTAPFAPFEWMLSARYLRARRKEGFISVIAGFSFLGIMLGVATLIIVMAVMNGFRKELLDKILGLNGHILVQPLESPLTDWKDVADRISQVQGIRLAAPVVDGQALASSPWNASGVLVRGIRSDDLNNLTSIAKNIKQGSLEGFDEGQGVAIGRRLADQLSLHAGDSVTLVAPKGAVTPMGTTPRIKPYKIVAVFEIGMSEYDLGFVFMPLAEAQAYFNRSSDVTSIEVFTTNPDKIDAFRTAVTEAAGRPVFLVDWRQRNSTFFNALQVERNVMFLILTMIVLVAALNIVSGLIMLVKDKGSDIAILRTMGASQGSIMRIFLITGASIGVVGTLVGFFVGLVICLNIESIRQFLSWLTSTELFSPELYFLSKLPAEIDIGETTAVVIMALTLSFLATLYPSWRAARLDPVEALRYE; encoded by the coding sequence ATGGATGAGACCATGACCGAAACCGTTCAAACCGCGCCTTTCGCGCCATTCGAGTGGATGCTGTCGGCGCGCTATTTGCGGGCGCGCCGCAAGGAGGGATTCATCTCGGTCATCGCCGGGTTCTCCTTCCTCGGCATCATGCTCGGCGTGGCGACGCTGATCATCGTCATGGCCGTGATGAACGGCTTCCGCAAGGAGCTGCTCGACAAGATCCTCGGCCTCAACGGCCACATCCTGGTGCAGCCGCTGGAATCGCCGCTCACGGACTGGAAGGACGTCGCCGACCGCATCAGCCAGGTCCAGGGCATCCGGCTCGCCGCGCCTGTGGTCGACGGCCAGGCGCTCGCGTCATCGCCGTGGAACGCCTCCGGCGTGCTGGTGCGCGGCATCCGATCCGACGACCTCAACAACCTCACCTCGATCGCCAAGAACATCAAGCAGGGCTCGCTCGAGGGCTTTGACGAAGGGCAGGGCGTTGCGATCGGCCGGCGGCTCGCAGACCAGCTGTCGCTGCACGCCGGCGACAGCGTGACGCTGGTGGCGCCGAAGGGCGCGGTCACGCCGATGGGCACGACGCCGCGCATCAAGCCATACAAGATCGTCGCCGTGTTCGAGATCGGCATGTCCGAATACGATCTCGGCTTCGTGTTCATGCCGCTGGCGGAAGCGCAGGCCTATTTCAACCGCAGCAGCGACGTCACCTCGATCGAGGTGTTCACCACCAACCCCGACAAGATCGACGCCTTCCGCACGGCGGTGACGGAAGCCGCGGGCCGCCCGGTGTTCCTGGTCGACTGGCGGCAACGCAACTCAACCTTCTTCAATGCGCTCCAGGTCGAGCGCAACGTGATGTTCCTGATCCTGACCATGATCGTGCTGGTCGCAGCGCTGAACATCGTCTCCGGCCTGATCATGCTGGTGAAGGACAAGGGCAGCGACATCGCGATCCTGCGCACCATGGGCGCCTCGCAAGGCTCGATCATGCGCATCTTCCTGATCACGGGCGCCTCGATCGGCGTGGTCGGCACGCTGGTCGGCTTCTTCGTCGGCCTCGTGATCTGCCTCAACATCGAATCGATCAGGCAATTCCTGTCGTGGCTGACCTCGACCGAGCTGTTCTCGCCGGAGCTCTACTTCCTGTCGAAGCTGCCCGCCGAGATCGACATCGGCGAGACCACGGCGGTCGTCATCATGGCGCTGACGCTGTCGTTTCTGGCGACGCTCTACCCGTCCTGGCGCGCCGCGCGCCTCGATCCCGTCGAAGCGCTCCGGTACGAGTGA
- a CDS encoding MFS transporter has product MTASSQATARGAQSASAPPHLAIVLFSLAMGGFAIGTTEFASMSLLPFFAADLHVDEPAAGHAISAYALGVVLGAPLIAVAGARFARRTQLLVLMAVFALGNALTALAPGFGWMIAARFLSGLPHGAYFGIAALVAASLVPQHRRSQAIGQVMLGLTIATIIGVPLANLIGQAVGWRASFGLVSMLALLTVLLCALFAPRDRAGKSDPLRELGALRSGRVWITLAIGAIGFGGMFAVYTYLATTLIEVTKVSTTVIPFFLAVFGIGATLGNLFVPRFADRALMPTAGVILLFAAVALLLFPLAAGNPWLLAIDIFAIGASVSLGAILQTRLMDVAGDAQALAAALNHSAFNTANALGPFLGGLAIREGLGWTSTGPVGAALALLGFLIWIVAWRGAKSAPVELTARRDAAPLAPSLAPDHRSRSAVHRDPVA; this is encoded by the coding sequence ATGACAGCTTCGTCCCAAGCGACCGCGCGCGGAGCGCAATCTGCTTCCGCGCCCCCTCACCTCGCCATCGTCCTGTTCTCGCTCGCAATGGGCGGCTTTGCGATCGGAACCACCGAATTCGCATCGATGAGCCTGCTGCCGTTCTTCGCCGCCGACCTCCATGTCGACGAGCCGGCCGCGGGACACGCGATCAGCGCCTATGCGCTCGGCGTGGTGCTGGGCGCGCCGCTGATCGCCGTAGCTGGCGCGCGCTTCGCGCGGCGCACGCAGCTCTTGGTGCTGATGGCCGTGTTCGCGCTCGGCAACGCGCTCACGGCGCTTGCGCCTGGCTTCGGCTGGATGATCGCGGCACGCTTCCTCTCGGGGCTGCCGCATGGCGCCTATTTCGGCATCGCCGCGCTGGTCGCGGCCTCGCTCGTTCCGCAGCATCGCCGCTCCCAGGCGATCGGCCAGGTCATGCTCGGCCTGACCATAGCCACGATCATCGGCGTGCCGCTGGCCAATCTGATCGGCCAGGCGGTCGGCTGGCGCGCGAGTTTTGGCCTCGTGTCTATGCTGGCGCTGCTGACGGTGCTGCTTTGCGCGCTGTTCGCGCCGCGCGACCGGGCCGGCAAGTCGGACCCGCTGCGCGAGCTCGGTGCGCTCCGAAGCGGACGCGTCTGGATTACGCTCGCGATCGGCGCCATCGGCTTCGGCGGCATGTTTGCCGTCTATACTTATCTTGCGACGACACTGATCGAGGTCACCAAGGTCAGCACAACGGTCATCCCGTTCTTCCTGGCGGTGTTCGGCATCGGCGCCACGCTCGGCAATCTGTTCGTGCCGCGCTTTGCCGACCGCGCGTTGATGCCGACCGCGGGCGTGATCCTGCTGTTTGCTGCTGTCGCGCTGCTGCTGTTTCCGCTGGCGGCCGGCAATCCCTGGCTGCTCGCGATCGACATCTTCGCGATCGGTGCCAGCGTCTCGCTCGGCGCCATCCTCCAGACCCGGCTGATGGACGTCGCCGGCGATGCGCAGGCGCTGGCTGCCGCGCTGAACCATTCCGCGTTCAACACCGCCAACGCGCTCGGTCCCTTCCTCGGCGGCCTCGCCATTCGCGAGGGGTTGGGCTGGACCTCCACCGGCCCCGTCGGCGCCGCGCTTGCGTTGCTCGGTTTCCTGATCTGGATAGTGGCCTGGCGAGGCGCCAAGTCTGCGCCGGTCGAACTCACCGCGCGACGCGACGCTGCTCCGCTCGCGCCGTCGCTGGCGCCGGATCATCGAAGCCGTTCGGCGGTTCACAGGGATCCCGTGGCCTGA
- a CDS encoding helix-turn-helix transcriptional regulator, which yields MADPRRVEFGDFLRSRREKLSPKTVGLPAGRRRRTAGLRREEVAQLAGIGVDWYIRLEQGRTVSPSVTTIDALARALRLSKTEHAHLKALARDGDKRAFTREVVPAPIRRMIESLPHPAYITGRRWDVLAWNEAAEEVFAFGQLPEQDRNTLLLVLTNKQTRKIYGAGWSDVAKSMVAMFRATHDVWAGDPAFAELLTRLRQGSPEFVKWWEAHEIRSTSSGLKTMNHPTRGLLRFEHTSFQANDDPALKLVIYTPV from the coding sequence ATGGCCGATCCACGCCGCGTCGAATTCGGCGACTTCCTGAGGTCCCGCCGCGAGAAGCTGTCGCCGAAGACCGTCGGGCTTCCGGCCGGCCGCCGGCGGCGCACCGCGGGGCTACGCCGTGAGGAGGTCGCCCAGCTCGCTGGCATCGGCGTCGACTGGTACATCCGCCTCGAGCAGGGCCGCACCGTCAGTCCCTCCGTCACCACCATCGACGCGCTCGCCCGTGCGCTGCGCCTCTCGAAGACCGAGCATGCGCACCTCAAGGCGCTGGCACGCGACGGCGACAAGCGCGCGTTCACACGCGAGGTCGTGCCGGCGCCCATTCGGCGGATGATCGAGAGCCTGCCACATCCGGCCTACATCACCGGGCGGCGCTGGGACGTATTGGCCTGGAACGAGGCCGCCGAGGAGGTCTTCGCCTTCGGGCAGCTGCCCGAGCAGGACCGCAATACGCTGCTGCTGGTGCTGACCAACAAGCAGACGCGAAAGATTTACGGCGCGGGCTGGAGCGACGTCGCCAAGAGCATGGTCGCGATGTTTCGCGCCACGCACGACGTCTGGGCCGGCGATCCGGCTTTCGCCGAATTGCTGACGCGGCTGCGCCAGGGCAGTCCGGAATTCGTCAAATGGTGGGAGGCGCACGAGATCCGCAGCACCTCGTCGGGACTCAAGACCATGAACCATCCGACCAGGGGCCTGCTCCGCTTTGAGCACACGAGCTTCCAGGCCAATGACGATCCTGCGCTGAAGCTGGTGATCTATACGCCGGTGTAG
- a CDS encoding DUF3551 domain-containing protein has translation MRGRITLPIVATFLLALATFAFDASTPARAFGTNHAFCLTGDEWPGLSNCRFDSYAQCQASASGRALTCIANPYFAGQSDDPYAYQNRPRTFGPGYLPLR, from the coding sequence ATGCGTGGACGAATTACTCTCCCCATTGTCGCCACATTTTTGCTCGCTCTCGCCACATTCGCGTTCGACGCAAGCACGCCCGCACGCGCGTTCGGCACCAATCATGCGTTCTGCCTGACGGGCGACGAATGGCCGGGACTGAGCAATTGCAGGTTCGACAGCTACGCGCAGTGTCAGGCAAGCGCATCGGGCCGCGCGCTGACCTGCATCGCCAATCCGTATTTCGCAGGCCAGAGCGATGATCCCTATGCGTATCAGAACCGCCCGCGCACATTTGGGCCGGGCTATCTCCCGCTGCGCTGA